The Deinococcus puniceus genome segment ACGGCAAAACCAGCGACGGCGTGAAGCGGCAAACCTTCGTGATCGACCCACAGGGCAAACTGGTGAAATCGTGGCTGGCCGTGAAGGTGGAAGGCCGCGCCGACGCGGTGGCTGCCGCGATTGCAGCCGATCAGGTGGGCCATGCCTGAAGCCCAACTCAGTGGGCTGGAAGCCCTGAAACGGGAAGCGGCGGTGCGGGCCGTGGCGTTGGTAGAAAGTGGTATGCGCGTGGGCCTCGGCACGGGCAGCACGGCCAAATACGCCATAGAAGAAATTGGGCGCAGGCTGGCGGCGGGCGAATTGTCAGGAATTGTGGGCGTGGCGACCAGCGAGGCGAGCGACGTGCTGGCGCGGCAAGTGGGCATTCCAGTCGAACCGCTAGACCCCCGCCCCCTCGATATCGCCATAGACGGAGCGGACGAAATCGACCCCGATCTGAACCTGATCAAAGGGCTGGGCGGCGCACTGCTGCGCGAAAAGCTGACCGAAGTGCAGGCCCGGCGGTTTATCGTCATTGCCGATCACACCAAACTCGTGTCTGGTTTGGGCGAAAAAGCCCCTGTGCCGATAGAAATTGCCCGCTTTGGTTTCCTCTCTACCATCGAGCGGTTGCGGGCGCTGGGCCTCGGCGGACGGCTGCGGCAACCCGGCGCACAGCCTTACGTCAGCGACAACGGCAACTATATTTTTGATGCCGCGCTGCCCCAGCCTTGTGATGCCCTGACGCTGGAGCGCACGCTGAAAGGCACGCTTGGCGTCATCGAAACCGGGTTCTTTTTGGGTATGGCCGAACGCGCGTTCGTGGCGGGGCTGGACGGGGTGCGGGAGGTGGTGCGGCGGGGTTGAGTTGTTGGGTGAATCCCCCAGTCAGCTCCGCTTAAAGGCGAGCGCAGAAGCAGTTGTCCTCTCCTCTAAGGGGGGCGTTGCGCCAGCAACGGGGGGTTCACACGCGACTCCACCCTCAATCCAGCCCCACCAATTGCTGCCGCAGCACCTCCGGGTCACGGGTGGGCAGATCGCAGGTGTGGCCCACGCACACATACGCCGTGCCGCCGCCCGGACGGTCTTGCAGCACAGGCAGATCGGTTCCGGCCTCGGCAAAGGCCAGCGCCGCGTAAGGCAGGGCGTGGGCGGCCACTACCCGTTCCAGTGGCGCACGTTCGGCGGGCGTGCCGATGATGGCAATCTCCAGATGCGGCGCGAGCAGGAAGGCCGCCGCCTGCCACAGCCCCCCGAATCCCCCGGTGGCGGCCAGCAAGTCGGCGTGGTGGCGCTCTACGACTCTCCGCGCAATCGTTTCGTCGGCTTCATCGCCAAAATAGCGGTGCATCCACACGGCCAGCAGCGCTCCCGCTCCGTTGTCCGACAGCACGGCGGCGTCAAAAGCCTGTGCTTGCCGCGTCAGCAGGCGTTCGGCCTTGCCCCCGGTGGAGTAGAACAGGCCCGCTTCTTCATCCCAAAACTCGCGCCGGATGATGGCCCAGAGTTCCCGCGCCCAGTGCAGGTGCGCCGTGTCCCCGCCCGCCTGAAACAGCGCCACCAGCCCCAGCGCGTATAGGGCGTGGTCTTCCATCAGGCCTTCCACGCGGGCCACGCCACCCTTGAAGGTATGCCGCAGGGTGCCGTCTGGCAGGCGCAATTCCCGGCGCACAAATTCGGCGTTCCGGCGGGCGATCTCCAAATATTGACCGTCGCCCAAAATCCGGCCTGCATCGGCAAAGGCGGCCAGTGCCAGCCCATTCCAAGAGGTCAGGCGCTTGTCGTCGGTGCCGGGTTGGGGGCGCAGTTGACGGGCGGCGTGCAGGCGGGCGCGGGCGGAATCTAGGCGGGTTCGCAACGCTTCTTCCGGCTCGCCCAAATCACGGGCCAATGCCTCCAGCGGTGTCAACACATGCAGCACGTTGCGCTTGCCCGCGTCGGGGCGGTGCGGGTCTTCAAAATTGCCTGCGTCGGTCAGGTTGTAGTAGCGCAGGATCAGGTCTGTTTCCGGCCCCTCACCCAGCACCTCCCTCACTTCCTCCGGCGTCCACGTAAACGTCAGACCTTCCACACCCTGCGTGTCGGCGTCCTGTGCGCTGTAGAAGCCGCCGTCCGGTGCAAGCATTTCCCGTTCCAGATAAGCAAGTGTGCCGCGTGCCACCCGCGCAAACTCCTCATCGCCGCTGACCCCATAGGCCCGCAGCAGGGTTCGGGTCAGTTGGGCGTTGTCGTACAGCATCTTCTCGAAATGGGGCACCAGCCAGCGTTCATCCACGCTGTAGCGGTGAAAGCCGCCGCCTAACTGGTCATGAATGCCGCCACGCCCCATCATCTTCAGGGTGTGCAGGGCCATCTCGCGCCCGCTGGTCTGGGCCAAAAGGAAATCCAGCGTCGTGGGGGCCGGAAACTTGGGAGAGCCGCCAAAGCCGCCGTGGGTGCTGTCGTAGGCCCTACGCAAATTATCCACGCCCTGCCCCAAAAAGTCGGGCGTCAATTGCCAGCCCGTTCCCTCTGCGGCACGCGGGCGGCTCGCTTCGCGGATATGGTCGCCCAAGGCCTCAGCGTTCGCCAGCATTTTCTCTCGCTGGGTGGCCCAAGCGTTGGCTACACTCGCCATGACCCGGCCAAAGCTGGGCATGCCGTAGCGGTCTTGCGGCGGAAAATACGTGCCTGCATAAAACGGCTCGGCGTCGGGCGTCAGGAATACGGTCATGGGCCAGCCGCCCTGCCCGGTCATGGCCTGAGTCGCGGCCATATACACGCCGTCTACGTCTGGGCGCTCCTCGCGGTCTACCTTCACCGCCACAAAATGGGCGTTCATGTAGGCGGCGGTGGCCTCGTCTTCAAAGCTTTCGTGCGCCATCACGTGGCACCAGTGGCAGGTGGAATAGCCGATGCTCAGCAGTACGGGCACGTCGCGTTCTCTGGCTTCGGCAAAGGCGGCGTCGCTCCACGGCTGCCAGTTCACCGGGTTGTCTGCGTGCTGAAGCAAATACGGGCTGGACTCGGCGGCGAGGCGGTTCATAAGTGCAGGGTACGTGCCCCGGCGGGCCTTTGGATAGATGAATGTTATGCAAGCGTAGACTTCCCCCCCTTGTCCGCTTCAAAAACCGTCACACTATAGGCATATGGCACCGCACGACCCGGCTCTTACACCAGAAGTCGCCCCTTTTGAAAACCCTGTCCGCGTCCGCGCGGGCTTTTCCTTAACCTTCGACGTGCCGTTTCCCACGCCCATGCTATTCGTCGTGCAGCCGCAAGACCGCCTCGATCCCACCGGAACCCGTCAGCGCATCATCGATCAGCGGGCGCTGGGCGCGGCGCAGGGCATCCACACCTACACCGATTCTCACGGCAATACGGTGTGGCGCATGCTGGCCCAGCCGGGAACCCTCACCATCGGCCACGACCTAATCGCCGAAATCACCCGTTACCCTGACCCCATTTTGCCTGCCCTGCGCAAAATGAACGTGGAAGACTTGCCCGACGACACCATCGGTTATCTGCTGCCCAGCCGCTACGTCGACAGCGATCTGGTCAGCGCGGAAGCGTGGGACAGGTTCGGTCACATTCAGGGCGGCTGGGCGCAGGTGCAGGCCATCAGCGACTTCTTGCAGGATGAATGCGTGTACGGCTACGGCAGCAACTCGTCTACCACGGCCAAGCAAGCCCTCGACAGCAAACGCGCCGTGTGCCGCGACTTCGCGCATATGGGGGTGGCCTTTGCCCGCGCCCTCAATATTCCCGCCCGCTACGTGTGCGGCTACATGCCCGACATAGACATCGTGCCCGACCCCGTGCCGATGGACTTCCACGCTTGGTTCGAGGCGTTCCTCGACGGCCAGTGGCGCACTTTCGACGCCCGCCACAACAAACCCCGTGCAGGCCGCGTGCTGATCGCGCAGGGCCGAGACGCCAGCGATGTGGCGTTCTCGACCACCTTCGGCAGCGCCCGCCTGACCCACATGAAGGTCTGGGCCGACGAAACCAGTCCTGAAACCACGCTGGACGACTTACCCCGGCCCCGAGTGTTCTGATCAACTCTACAAGTGCGGCGGCCTAATACCAAACTAAGATGATTCCAGTGCGTTGTCTGGAATCATTCGAGTAACGCGAGTACTAGAAAATACGGGATGGCGACGATGGACGAACATCCGGTGGGTTTGCGGATGTTCGGGAATCAAAGCAATCCCGTATAACTCAAGCCGCCGTGCCCATTTTGGCCCAAAAAAGGTAAGGCCGACCCCAAGTAAGGCCAGCCTTCCGTGCGCACGGGCTTCACCCGGCCCGCTGTCTATTCAGTGCGCTGATACGTTTAAGTTAACACCCTCATTGTCACAGCGGTGTCACAGCTCTATGCCGGGTCAGTAGATGTGTTTATGAAGTTCGCGTTAATGTGGGTCGGGAGTTTACTATAACTCACTGTTCAGCAAACGCTACAGCGCCCGCGTCTGAAACACCATCACCTCACTGTGCGTGTCCAGCGGGCCGCCGTGAAAACTGCCCGTCACGCGGGGCGCTTCAAATCCGGCGTAGCGCAGCAACCATTCCATTTCAAAGCGCGTGTAGTACCGCTGCGTCAGGGTGTAGTGCCGCCGGGTCAGCCGTCCGTCTGGGTGGGTGGTGTCGGCGTGGTATTCGGTGGTGATGTGCTGGCGGGGTTTGTCGTGGCGCTGCACCAAAAACACGTCGGTGCGCGAGCCGTCTGCGCCGTAAAAGGTTTCACCCTCGTGCCGCACCGTATTCATCTTGCCGAAACGGGGCAGATAGAGGTCGAACACGAACGCGCCGCCCGGTGCCAGATGCGCGTGAATGTTGTGCAGCGCGGCCAATTGTTCCCCCGGCGTGTACAGATGCATCAGGGCATTGAAGGGCGCGAGCGCCAGCCCGAAGCGTTCCTCCAGCCGGAAGGTTTGTGCGTCGGCTTGTACAAAGTTCAGGCTCAGGCCATCTGACGCCGCCCGCGCCCGCCCCCGCTCGATCATGCGTGCGCTAGGTTCAATACCCGTGACCACCACGCCTCTCCGCGCCAAAAACGCCGTGACTCGGCCCGTGCCTGCGCCGATTTCCAGCACCGGGCCGCCTGTGCGTTCGGCCACACCCGCGTAAAAGTGCAGGTCGTCGCGGTAGATGTCGTATTGGTGGTCGTAGAGGTCGGCAAAGTCGTCGTAGTTCACAGGGAATAGGGTAGGCGCTTTGGGTGGATCGTGGGCGCAAGTGCTCCGGTTTACGTGTTGTAGTGGATTACTTTCTACTCAGCACATCCCGCCATCCCCGCGCTTTTACCCCCCGCAATTCCCCCAGTGGCAGGGCTTGCCAACCTGCTTCTTGTATCTGCCGCAGCAATTCGGGTAGGGCGGGCACAGTTACGCTTGCGCCGGGGCCAGCGTCGTGCAGTACCAAGACTGCGCCGGGGTGAAGTTTGGCGAGCACTTGGGCGGGCAGGCTTTCGGGTGTGGCCCCCCGCTGCCAGTCGCCGCCTTCTACGCTCCAATGTGCGCCCGTGACCCCTGCCATGTGCTGCCCCAGCACCGTTGCCAGCGTGTACGCGCCGTGTGGAGGGCGGTGATAGCGGGCCACTTGCCCCGTGACCGCACTCACCCGGCGGGCGGCCCTCACTGGGTCAAGCAACGCCCCCCACGGCGAGCGAATCCACGCATGCACATGCCGCGCCGCGTGTGGTTCCACTTCATGCCCCTCTTGCAGCAAACGGGCGATCAGGTCAGGGTGCGCCTCGGCGTTGGCCGCAATGACGAAGAAGGTGGCCCGCACCCCCGCCGCCCGCAGAGCATCCAGTACGGCAGGCGTGGTAG includes the following:
- a CDS encoding polysaccharide deacetylase family protein, which produces MGAVYIGLPYLLVQRLNLGIVRQGFGTDKTVALTFDDGPDPATTPAVLDALRAAGVRATFFVIAANAEAHPDLIARLLQEGHEVEPHAARHVHAWIRSPWGALLDPVRAARRVSAVTGQVARYHRPPHGAYTLATVLGQHMAGVTGAHWSVEGGDWQRGATPESLPAQVLAKLHPGAVLVLHDAGPGASVTVPALPELLRQIQEAGWQALPLGELRGVKARGWRDVLSRK
- a CDS encoding transglutaminase-like domain-containing protein, translated to MAPHDPALTPEVAPFENPVRVRAGFSLTFDVPFPTPMLFVVQPQDRLDPTGTRQRIIDQRALGAAQGIHTYTDSHGNTVWRMLAQPGTLTIGHDLIAEITRYPDPILPALRKMNVEDLPDDTIGYLLPSRYVDSDLVSAEAWDRFGHIQGGWAQVQAISDFLQDECVYGYGSNSSTTAKQALDSKRAVCRDFAHMGVAFARALNIPARYVCGYMPDIDIVPDPVPMDFHAWFEAFLDGQWRTFDARHNKPRAGRVLIAQGRDASDVAFSTTFGSARLTHMKVWADETSPETTLDDLPRPRVF
- the rpiA gene encoding ribose 5-phosphate isomerase A, with protein sequence MPEAQLSGLEALKREAAVRAVALVESGMRVGLGTGSTAKYAIEEIGRRLAAGELSGIVGVATSEASDVLARQVGIPVEPLDPRPLDIAIDGADEIDPDLNLIKGLGGALLREKLTEVQARRFIVIADHTKLVSGLGEKAPVPIEIARFGFLSTIERLRALGLGGRLRQPGAQPYVSDNGNYIFDAALPQPCDALTLERTLKGTLGVIETGFFLGMAERAFVAGLDGVREVVRRG
- a CDS encoding thioredoxin domain-containing protein, with the translated sequence MNRLAAESSPYLLQHADNPVNWQPWSDAAFAEARERDVPVLLSIGYSTCHWCHVMAHESFEDEATAAYMNAHFVAVKVDREERPDVDGVYMAATQAMTGQGGWPMTVFLTPDAEPFYAGTYFPPQDRYGMPSFGRVMASVANAWATQREKMLANAEALGDHIREASRPRAAEGTGWQLTPDFLGQGVDNLRRAYDSTHGGFGGSPKFPAPTTLDFLLAQTSGREMALHTLKMMGRGGIHDQLGGGFHRYSVDERWLVPHFEKMLYDNAQLTRTLLRAYGVSGDEEFARVARGTLAYLEREMLAPDGGFYSAQDADTQGVEGLTFTWTPEEVREVLGEGPETDLILRYYNLTDAGNFEDPHRPDAGKRNVLHVLTPLEALARDLGEPEEALRTRLDSARARLHAARQLRPQPGTDDKRLTSWNGLALAAFADAGRILGDGQYLEIARRNAEFVRRELRLPDGTLRHTFKGGVARVEGLMEDHALYALGLVALFQAGGDTAHLHWARELWAIIRREFWDEEAGLFYSTGGKAERLLTRQAQAFDAAVLSDNGAGALLAVWMHRYFGDEADETIARRVVERHHADLLAATGGFGGLWQAAAFLLAPHLEIAIIGTPAERAPLERVVAAHALPYAALAFAEAGTDLPVLQDRPGGGTAYVCVGHTCDLPTRDPEVLRQQLVGLD
- a CDS encoding class I SAM-dependent methyltransferase; this translates as MNYDDFADLYDHQYDIYRDDLHFYAGVAERTGGPVLEIGAGTGRVTAFLARRGVVVTGIEPSARMIERGRARAASDGLSLNFVQADAQTFRLEERFGLALAPFNALMHLYTPGEQLAALHNIHAHLAPGGAFVFDLYLPRFGKMNTVRHEGETFYGADGSRTDVFLVQRHDKPRQHITTEYHADTTHPDGRLTRRHYTLTQRYYTRFEMEWLLRYAGFEAPRVTGSFHGGPLDTHSEVMVFQTRAL